AAGGCAGAAAAAAAGGGGCGGACTAAAGAAGAGGTAGATGAAATTATTTATTGGCTCACAGGATATAATGAACAAAGCTTTCAGCAACAGCTCGATATTAAATGCAATTTTGAAAACTTTTTTACTGAAGCTCCCCGGCTGAATCCCAATGTATCAAAAATTACGGGTCTCATTTGTGGTTATCGCGTCGAAGATATCGAAGATCCGCTCATGCAAAAGATTCGGTATTTGGATAAATTGATTGATGAATTGGCCAAAGGGAAATCAATGGAAAAGATTTTGAGGAAATAAGTGAAAATTAAATTGGGATCTCATGGTGTTTCAAGCCTAACTTAGAATAATTGATTATTTTTGCTTTGGTAGGTTGGCAATAATTTTTAATCAATTCATCCTAATTCTTTTTAAACAATGAAATACCTGACGATCGTTGCATTCACTTTGTGCATTTCCTGCTCTGAAATGGGCAAAAAAGAGTCATCCTCAATAAGTAGAGATGCAAATTCTTTAAGTAATGGAAATATTCAAACCGATTCTTTTAATTTAAAATTCAGTTTTCTCAGAAATTTACCCGTCAGAAATACACCATTCCGGGATTCTACGAATTTTGATAATTTCAGGTTCAGCGCACTTCTCTCCCAGGAACAATTATATCGATTTAACTTAGCTGCTATAGTGAGCCCATATGATCTCAAAGATATAAGGTCTTCTGAAATGCGTTACCGGATACCGCTGTCTGAGCAATTTGTAACGGTCGTGTTTACAACACAAGTCGGAGAGCATGAGCTTAGGACGGATCTCGCTAATTTTGATCACAATTTTCGCTTGATCGATTTCAAAACCATCGCCTACGACGATATAGCAGAAGGGTGTATACAGAAAGCAGCCTTGATTTCAAAAGATAAAATCATCATTTATGAAGCAAATTATTGTGATGCGGATACCGCAATTTTGGAAAAGAATTGGATCTTAGATGGGGCAGGAATGGTGATTTTGGCAAAATAATTATTTTATAAAACTAGAAATTTTATTTCTGATAATTATAATTTCTATATTGATATAAGAAATATTTAGGTGCATGTTGAAGAAATTTATATTCAATTTCATTTTAGTCATTTCAACTTATGGCAATACATATGCTCAGGAGTTTGCCTCAAATGATTCTAAATGGGTTTACAATCATCGGGGTTTTTGGTCATATGGAATAAGTCAGGTACAATTTGATAGAGATACATTTATAAACGGCAGACTTACAAAAATATTCAAAAAAGAACTAACCCTGCAATCGAGAATGGGTGGTTCAGCTTCGACATGGCAAATGAATCCGGTGTATTTGCAATCGGATAATGGAGTTGTTTTGTATTCTGAAGATGCAATTCAATTCGATACTTTATATAATTTTATTGCTAAGATTGGCACTGAATGGTCTATTGTAAATAGGAATATAGGGTCAAGAGATACCTTGCTAATTTCGATACTTGATACTTTCGAAACCATGATTTCAGGCCAAAAAGTTTCAGGTCAAATAGCTAGATACAAATTCAATAATTTTGGAAATCGCATTGATACAGTTCTAAAAAACGTAGGGGCTTTACAGCATTATATATTACCCTTTGATGAATTGGAAGTCGCAGTAGATGGGGGAGAAGGTGGTATTTTACGTTGTTTTTATAATGATATATTTGGAGCGAAAGCATTTAATACTGGAAATCCGGAAATTGGATACGAATATGATTGTTCCAAGATCACAAATGTTAATAGTGAGAAGTTCGTTACCAGGAATGAAGATTTTGATTTATCCATCCGTGATGAAACGCTTTTTATTGACAATAAAAGAACGAAATTAGCATTTGTGGACCTTTTTGACGGCACCGGAAAAAGCTTACATCAACAGAAATTAGCATCAGGCTTAAACCAAATCGACTTAAAAAAATTACCTTTTGGGATTTTGTTCGTATTGATAGATCATTCATATTTAAGTAAGGTTTTTAAAATATAAAATATCATTTTTGGTAATTGATTTTTACTAAAAGCAAGATAAATTAAGAAATCAAAATGAAAATAATTTTAATTTACCTATGTATAATTTTCTCTATGGCATGTAAGGACAATGTAGACATGATGTTATATAAGAAATTTGAACTGAAAAGTATTCAAAGTATTATCAGAGAAGCAAATCTCATTTATGGAAAACGATTCGAAACCGGCGATCGGACATGGTACTTTGAAAGATATTGCAAAGATGCATGCGCTATGCCGGAAGGTATGGAATCTGTTTGCGGCATTGATTCCATCATACAATATTATTACAATGACGGAAAAAATAAAGACTTCAAAATTGTGATCAGCGAAAAAGAAATTTACGGGGTTCAAGATCTGGTCGTGGAAGAAGGCATTTACGATTTTCCGGATGGAAATGGAGGGAGCTTTGATAAAGGAAAATTTATTGCGATTTGGAAAACTGAGGATGGCCATTGGAAGATTTATAGAGAAATCTGGAATAGTAATTTGAAACATCCTGCTAACTAATCATTGTAGTATATGTTTGCTGACTGTAAATGGGTATTCTTTGGAAAATATGTAAAATGGGCATTGACACTTCTTGTGGCTTCATGGATGGCCTGTGATAATAATGCATTGGATGAACGCGATGCTTATGTTGGAAAATATTCCGGGATCAAAGTTGTGACTGCATGGGGCGGACATGGAATTCCAGAATTCTCTTATGATACCAGTATAGTGAAAGTTTTTTTATTGAAAGCCAAACAAGATTCTATCGTAAGTTTGTTTTTTGATTCAATTGTATTGGAAAATGCATATTTGTTTAAATTGGAGAATAGCACTTTTAGTTCTATTAAAATTGGGCATCGACCGAAATTGGTTTCTCACGACGATAGCCTGTATTATTATTATCAACCAGGCCTGGGGCCTGCATGGATTGAATGTTTTGTTAAAAAGGATTTATAATTATAAAGAGTATTTTTGAATTCCAGTCAACAGCCGGATAATTCACCTAGGATTACGCTAGTGAATTAATCTGCGTGTAATCTGCGAAATCCGCGGGAAACGAAACTGCACGCGAATAAAATTCTAATATGATCACAAACGTTAGTATTACAAGCATTTTCAATTGCTCTCTTGAACGAGCCTTTAAAACACCCATGTTCTGCGATGTTTCAAAAATACATACCGGCTATGGCATCATGCCCAAAGTGACCCATTGCACAGATGATGACAATTGGGGAAAGCCGGGTTACAGCAAAAAAATATTTGTGGCCAAGTCTATTTCTCAAAAAGGTGGTTTTGCATCTGTTGATAAAGTCCTTGAGCGCATAGAAAATAAATATTGGAAAATTGAGGTCAGTGATTTTCAATCTTGGATGCTGGGCTTTTATAAATTTGAGGGCGAGTGGAAAACAACGGAACTGGAATCCAATAAAATATTTGTAGAATACACATACACCTTATATTCTAACCGTATTTTGCTTTACCCCTTCAATGTCTTGTTCGCAAAATTATTTTGGAAAAGATATATGAGAAGAGTCTTGGAAAATATCCGGCATTTGGCTTATCAGAAGGAAACATATTTATACAATTAACATGCAGGTAACTTTTTGCAAGTGCCATCAAACGTTTACTCGTAGCGCTTTTATTATTGACAGCGATCAATGCCATCATTGCAGGTATTTTATTCATATGGAATCCAACAGGCAAATTGTTGGGTATGAATACAGATTATCTACAATACTCGCCTTTTGACTCTTATATGATCCCCGGTATCATTTTATTCATCGTGAACGGCGTCATGAATGTGATCGCAACCATTTTTATTTTGCGCAAAAATCGCTTGGGCTCATTATTGGCAATATTACAAGGAATGCTGCTTTGTGGGTGGATCGGGATACAAGTCTTAATGGTCAAAGATTTCAATTTGCTTCATGTTTCGATGTTGCTTATAGGTTTTATCTTTATCATCGGGGGCTGCATTCTGCGTTTTTATAAAAATTAATCTAATTTGTATAAGCCCCGGATTTTTTTTGTCTCGCTTAAGATTTTACCAAAATGTTCCTGGTGTTTGCCGGCTTTAAGTTCTGCATCAAATGCTGCCGCAATTTTTTGAATGAGCAATTTATCTGCTTCCGTTTTTTCTTTATAAAGATGGCTGCTAAAAGAAAGGGATTGTTCATCTTCTTTGAATCGAAGATCCAGTTTTGTTTCGCCTGATGCAAGATCAATACAGCGTCCGGTGTATTCGTGGAATTCCTCTTTAACAATTTGTGCTTTGGTCCAATTCATTTGCTTCAACACGAAATCGAGAAACACAGGTAGTATTCCCGGTTTTACAGGAAACAAGGTATAATATCCATCTTCGGATTTATAGCGTCCGGTCCAATATTCCGGCTTTTGATGGGGAATGCGCTGTAATCGAATGGCGCCATCTTTTTCTTTCCATTCAAACAAGCGATGGAACCAATCCAAATTAGCTTCCTGAATATTGATCAACCGCGTTTCTGTATCATCGAATTTTACTGAATAGCCAGTATCTTTTTTAAAATCATATGCGATCAATGCATGTTCAGATTCAGGTAAATCCTCATCTGAGCTGTTCCAGGATTGGAACTCAGCTAAAAACACAATCCAATTTTTATCAGGGGAAAAGGCAAGAGCTCCATGTGGTGATGGAAATGAATAATTGTCAATGGGTTCATTACCCACATGAAATGACCATACATCTCGAGTTTGTACATCTAACACCTTTTGTTCACCTACCATCAAGTACCGCCCGCCTTCGAGTTTTTTCAATGGATCTATATTGTTGGTATCACTTTCAGCAAAAACTTCAATAAATGGTCCCGGCTGACCTTTATCGCTGTCCAAAAATTGCAGGGAAGCAAAATCTTGCGATTGTTTTAACAAAGCTTCTACAACAGGGACACCATCCTTGATGTAAATCAAGTAGAGACTCTGACTGCCAACAATCAACATCGGTTCTTCGACACTTCCCAGGACATAGACATTCCACATATAGGGCAATCCGGTGTTGTTTTGTAAATCTCCCGGCATTTCAATAGCCTTGCCCTTAAACAATACTGTATATGCAATACTGGTGCGGTCAACCATCCCATAATTCATATTGAAATCTCGGGATGATCCAACTTTTGCACGTATAGTAAATGGCCCATAGGGAATATCTCGTTCAAAATTTTTACCGGATTTTCGGGTCGCAAAAAAGTAGGCGATACTGATGAATAAGGCTACGCTAAACAATGCGATTTTCATGTTTAAATTACTTTAGAATTTTCATTTTGTTTTAAAATTATCCTCTTCATTTTAAACCTTATATATATCAATTTTGGAGTTTATTGAATAGATTTGATAAAGGGCCTAAATGTACGATCTATGATTTTAAAAACATTTGAAAATATTCGACAAGCCAAACATGTTCATTTTATCTGAAGATGTTCAACATTGGACGCTTAAGATTGTTATTATCATCGAATCCTTTTGATCAAACGCATTATGGCTTATTTTTTAAATAAATGTTTATGAAAACCTATTTCGTCGATTCTTTCACGAATCAAAAGTTTAAGGGAAATCCTGCTGCAGTCTGTTTTCCTGAAATTACTTTAGAAGTTCCCATGATGCAAAGTGTAGCCAATGAAATTGGATTCTCCGAAACAGCTTTTGTAGAATATATTTCGGGAGATCGATACAATATCCGATTTTTTACGCCTAAACAGGAAATTCCCATTTGCGGACATGCTACATTGGCTGCTGCAAAAATAGTATTCGAGATAACAGATCTGCATCAAATTGTTTTTATAAATGTGAATGGTGTAAAATTGATCGTGCAAAAGCAGCTCGATAAAATGACCATGTTATTTCCAACATATAAATTATTGGATCTCGAAATTCCTGGTGAGATGATCAATGCTTTGGGCATTAAAGAGGTGGTGAGTGTAAGGTATAATACTGAATTAAAGATCATACTCATAGAAATGGCAGATTGTAATGCATTAGACCAGCTGAAGCCAGATTATTCAGCGCTGCTTCAATCTTACCAGAATATAAATGGAGTTTGCGTTACGGCAGCTTCGCAGGGCACAGCTTTTGATTTTCACTATCGTTTTTTCTGGCCCTGGTCTGGTACCCATGAAGACCCTGTTACGGGTGGGGTTCATACATTTTTAACACCTTATTGGTCTGCGAAATTAAATCAAAATCACATGCGGGCATTTCAATCTTCTGAGCGAACAGGAGAAATGGAATTGAAATTCGAGGACGATAAAGTGTTTATAACGGGCCAAGCAGTTCAGGTGCTGGAAGGGAATTTTAACATTTGAGCTTTGTGGCAATCTCCATTTAATACTTTCATAATGAACGGATTTATAAAATAAGTTGAACGCAATCATTAATTGACCAGCTTTTCTTGTAATTTCGTAGTTACTAATTTAATCTAAATGAAAGTCTTTAAATTTTTCGGAACAGTTGTATTGGCTTTATTTATTACCGAACTTCTTGGTCAGGAAATGAAGCCAAAGCAGACCCGCCCCGGTGGGAGATCCGTTGGCATTAAAAGTGAAATACAATATATGCCCTGTGATGGCTTTTCCAATCCGCCATCATTGGATCTGTCATTTACACCAGTGATAGCCTATAAGAGAAAAACTACCATTCGCCATCGTGGGCCTGATCAGGATTTGATTGATTCATTAAAAAAGGTAAACCATATCTTAAAATTGGGAGGCAGTTCAACTCTTGCAAATGTTCCCGGTGATCAAGTCGATGTCCAAAATAGCCTGATGCCTTTGAATCCGGAAGTGGGCGATCGTTGGGATACCAATCCATTTACAGGAAGTGCTCCAATGGACAATACGATTGCCATCGGAAATACGGCTTGGGTCGTCACAGCTGCAAATTCTTCAATTTGTTATTCGAGAAATGGAAGTCTGACCTATACGACAACACTTGAGGCTTTTTTGAACTATCCTGGTTGGGATTCCTACTGTGATCCGGTAGTGCTTTTTGATCCCGTGGCAAGAAGATTTTTTATGTACGTGCAACATTGCGGTACTTCTGAAAATAATAAAGTGGCTTTGTTGTTTTCAAAAACAGCAAATCCAAATGATGGTTGGTATCGGTACATACTTAGAGGCGACCAAACCGGCTTAGGACGCTTTTTTGATTATCCAAAATCGCAGTCACCAACAACGAAGTTATTTTGACCGCCAATTTATATGGTTCTGATAGTAAATTTTCAGACTCTCAATTATGGCAAATCAATAAATCTAGCGGTTACAACGGACAAAATCTGCAATTTGTATACTGGTCAAACTTTGACGGCGACATTAATTTTACACTACTACCGGTAAGTTATGGATTGAATAATACCTATGGTCCAGGTGCCTATATTGTCGCCTCAGAATCTGCTCAGGGGAATAAAATTGGGCTTTATGATCTTACAGATGATCTGGGTAATAATCCCGAAATGATTTATTATGAAATTACTGTTCCAGCTTATGAAGTAGGTTCAGATGCTTTTCAACGTGGTACAACTTGCAAACTGAGTATTAACGATTGTAGGGCTTTGAGTGGCTTTTATTTGAATGGTATTGTACATTTTGTGCATGCAGCCAAGAGACCCGATGAATGGAATGGAATTCATTATTACAGGGTCAACGTGGGCAATCGAACCGCTACCAAAGGATCTTTTGGTTTAGAAGATTATGATTATGCTTATCCTTCCATCGCATCTTATGCTACTACGACAACAGGTAAATCGGCGATGATTAAATTCGCAAGATCAGCGGCTGACGATTATCCTGAAACGAGAGTAGTGCATGTAGATGATAATTTTAATTGGTCCGGCTCAACATATGTCAAAGGCTTGTGGGAGGTTGAATGTTTTAGCGGCAATGATGTGCAGCGATGGGGAGATTATTCAGGCATTTGCAGGAATTACAGCATGAATGCACCAAGTGTATTGGTAGCCGGGGCTCATGGCAATTTTGATGGAGAATGGGAAAGTCATGCAGCTGAAGTCCACGATTCAGGGCCTGTCGCAAACCGCGATGTCAAAGACGAAGTTAAACTTGTCGTATGGCCCAATCCGGTGCAAAAAAGAATTTCGTTTACCTTTCAGGCTCCTGAAACTGGCCTAGCCAAAGTGATCTGCACAAGTGAAGACGGAACTATCATCAAAGAATTGTTGAAGAGTACTGCACAATTAGGGGAAAATACATTTTCAATGAATACAGAAGGATTGGTTTCTGGCGTTTATATTTTATCGATTGTACAAAATCAGCAAATTTTAGCGAATGAAAAAATTGTTATCCAGCATTAATATACTTTTCTGTATCCTTCTGTTATCAAGTTCTTGCAACAACAATGTTGGAGGAGGGGTCACGAAATCTACAGGATCGACAACCGGCGGTAAGAATACAGGAAACAGCAAAGATGGAAGCTCCGTAAAACCTGAAGATTCAATGAATCCGCCAAACGATACAAGTATCAGGATTTCTCCAAATACCGGAATCAAACATGGTTCAAAGGATCAGGAGTTATTGGACTCTTTGAAAAGAAATAATATGAAAAAGAAAAGGGGCGGGTAGCACTTCTTTCTTTCCTGTTGTTTTGAAATGAATTGCCAGGTTTAATTTTGTTGTTGATGACTTCAGTTATTGATTCTAGTTTGTTAGCTTACCAAATATAATTTATCATTGGTTAAAATCATGATTAAATCACTAACTCCCAAACAAAGCGAATCACTACTTTCGATATTAAAATCTCGCTTTGAGAAAAACATGCAACGCCATAAAGAACTGGAGTGGACAAAGTTGGAAGCGAAGTTGAAATCTCAATCGGATAAACTCTGGAGCTTATATCAAATGGAAGAAACCGGAGGCGAACCGGATGTCATTGGTCATAACCAAAAATCAGACGAATACATTTTTTTTGATTGTTCCGAAGAGAGTCCGAAAGGGCGAAGAAGTTTTTGTTACGATCGCAAGGCATTGGATTCCAGAAAAGCCAATAAGCCCTCAGATAATGCAATGGAGTTGGCAGAAGTTATGGGCATTCGCATTTTAACCGAAGAAGAATACAGAGTCCTTCAAACTATTGGTGAATTTGACTTGAAAACATCCAGTTGGATTCTTACTCCCGATGCCATCAGAAATCTGGGCGGTGCATTGTTTGGAGACCGCCGGTTTAATCATGTTTTTATATATCACAATGGTGCAGAGTCATATTATGCAGCGAGGGGTTTTAGAGGAGTGTTGAAGGTTTGATGATACAAATCTTCCTGCTGGTATCATGTCAATTTTATTTAAAATAAGTTTCCATTTTTGTAAAAAGATTTATGCCATTTATAAATTTCACAACACAGAAAAAAATTATAATCTGGGAAGGATTTACTGCGAGTTTTTATCATTCCGATCAAATGACATTTGCACATGTTTCTATTGATGAAGGCGCTGAACTTCCCGAACATCATCATATCCACGAGCAATGGACACATATCGTTGAAGGTGAGCTTATGTTTAAACTTGGAGGAGAACAAAAAATATTAAAACCAGGGATGTCTGCATTTATTCCTTCGAATATTCCGCATTCGGCAAAGGCCATTACAGCTTGCAAAGTCATCGATGCATTTTTACCGATACGACAGGATTTTGTGGAGTTAGAGAAAAATGCTTGAAGCATACAAGAGAAAAACACTAAGATTCAATTCTTGACCAATTCTAAGTACAATAAATAGTTGAGTTTAACATTTCTAAATTTTATTAGGATTTCCAGTTTTTATTATATATTTACAAGTAAATTGATTTAAAATGATTGTTTCGGATTTAAAAGAGGCTCCATCAAAAAATAGATCTTATTGAGGATGAAAATTTATTATTGGAGGCAATTCAATTATTGGAGTTGGAGATTGATGCATCAAACATAATGTTACCTGAAATTGCAATTCATAAAATCAATAGTGGCATACAAGATATTTTATCGGGAAAAATTAAATCACATGATCAAGCAAATTCAGAAACGGAAAAGTGGCTGCGAGAACAATAATTTGGTCAGATCAGGCTCAGTCTGATCGAATTGAAATACTTCATTACTGGATTCATCGAAATAAGTCAAAGGAATATAGTGTAAAGTTGAATTCACTTATAATAAGGGCAATTGAATTATTGGCTAAAATGCCAGAAATCGGAAAGCGGCATCATATCACTGAGACCAGAATCAAAATCATAAAGGCTTATTACATAATTTATAAATTTAACGATTCCGAATTAAAAATCATTTCAATTTGGGATTCAAGGAGAGATCTGCAAAATATGCAGACTAAATTCAAATAAAATTTCTCATCCATAATACTGCATAGACTCTGCTCCGCCAGGCATTTGAAATCATAATCTTTTAATTATTTCAACAATAAAGAATTTACATTTTAGTTTTGATTTTTAATGAGATGCTTTAGAAGCATGTATTACAAATCATGTTGCGGAGTATACATTTTTCAGCTTTAGCAAAAAAATTTACAATTTCTTTAATCCCCGGTCACACAATTTCATTTGTGAATCGTTTACTTTGGGTAGTTATTTCAGCAAAGTAGAGATAACTTGCTCAAGTAAGAAATTAGAAATTTCTAAGATAAAATTCTATAATTAATTCAATCAAATACAAATGACAAATTCAATTAACTGGTTTGAAATTCCGGTCAAAAATTTCGACAGAGCGAAAGCTTTTTATGGAGCCTTATTTAATGCAGCCATCGAAGACATGCCTCATCCTGAAATGAAGTATGGCATTCTGCCTGGCGATATGCAAAATGGCGTAACCGGTGGTATTGTTGAGGGCGAAGGTTATGAGCCTTCTATGGATGGTTCTCTGATTTACCTCAATGGAGGTGATGATCTCAGTGATCCTCTTTCAAGAGTTGAAGCTGCCGGTGGTCAGATCCTATTGGCTAAAACTTCAATTGGAGCCAATGGATTTATTGCCCTCATCAGCGATACCGAAGGTAATAAAGTGGGCTTGCATTCTATGGGTTAATCCGTATTGTTTCCCGCAGATTTGCGCAGACAGTTCGCAGAATTCTGAATTTATTAAATCTGTGCATGATCTGCGCAAATTTGCAGGAACCCAATGTATGCCCTTGAGAAACCTAACGCATCCGAAATTTGATTGAGAATCCCTCATGGAATGAAACAAATTTGTTTCCAAACTTTTCTACTTTGGCAGAATTTAAAACGAAACAACAAGAAGCCTCCGTTACCGAATTCATCAACAATTTTGCCAATACCTAATAAAAACGCAAAGACAGTTTTGAATTGGTAAAAATCATGCATGAATTCACAGGCTTTGAACCCAAAATGTGAACCAATCTATTGTAGGTTTTAGCATGTATCATTATAAATCAGATCGAAGCCGCCAGGAAGGGGACTGGCCAATGTTTGGATTTTCTCTCAGGTAAGCGGCTATTTCGATTTATGTCTGTACAGATGCCAAAGAACACGAACATTTACTAGAAGGCCTTGGAAAATTCAAACTGGGAAAGGCCTGTATTTATGTTAAGAAGTTATCAGACTTTAAGCTGGAGGCTGTTTATAAAATCATGGGTGCATCCATCGAATATTTGAAGAAGAAATATTGAGTATATTTTGATTTATTTATTTTAAATATGAGTTACCTTTATTTCATATTTGATGAATATCTTTAATTTTGAAATATGTTAATTCCATTTTTACTTTCATTTGTTTACTTTTTTTTCAAGGCTTACAAAGCAAAAGAGAATTATTGGGTATATGGAATATTAGGCTCTGTTAGTGTAGGCTTTCTTACTATGCTATTAACTTGGGTGTTAAAAGTTGCGATATATAGAGAAGGTGGACTAGGCATTGACAGGTCAACTGCGACAGTAATAGGAGTTATTGTGATTTTAGTTTCTATTTGGGTAGT
The genomic region above belongs to Saprospiraceae bacterium and contains:
- a CDS encoding cupin domain-containing protein; its protein translation is MPFINFTTQKKIIIWEGFTASFYHSDQMTFAHVSIDEGAELPEHHHIHEQWTHIVEGELMFKLGGEQKILKPGMSAFIPSNIPHSAKAITACKVIDAFLPIRQDFVELEKNA
- a CDS encoding nuclear transport factor 2 family protein; protein product: MACKDNVDMMLYKKFELKSIQSIIREANLIYGKRFETGDRTWYFERYCKDACAMPEGMESVCGIDSIIQYYYNDGKNKDFKIVISEKEIYGVQDLVVEEGIYDFPDGNGGSFDKGKFIAIWKTEDGHWKIYREIWNSNLKHPAN
- a CDS encoding DUF2200 domain-containing protein, whose amino-acid sequence is MNTRNNERVFKMIFANVYPLYLQKAEKKGRTKEEVDEIIYWLTGYNEQSFQQQLDIKCNFENFFTEAPRLNPNVSKITGLICGYRVEDIEDPLMQKIRYLDKLIDELAKGKSMEKILRK
- a CDS encoding DUF4256 domain-containing protein — translated: MIKSLTPKQSESLLSILKSRFEKNMQRHKELEWTKLEAKLKSQSDKLWSLYQMEETGGEPDVIGHNQKSDEYIFFDCSEESPKGRRSFCYDRKALDSRKANKPSDNAMELAEVMGIRILTEEEYRVLQTIGEFDLKTSSWILTPDAIRNLGGALFGDRRFNHVFIYHNGAESYYAARGFRGVLKV
- a CDS encoding type II toxin-antitoxin system RelE/ParE family toxin, which produces MAARTIIWSDQAQSDRIEILHYWIHRNKSKEYSVKLNSLIIRAIELLAKMPEIGKRHHITETRIKIIKAYYIIYKFNDSELKIISIWDSRRDLQNMQTKFK
- a CDS encoding PhzF family phenazine biosynthesis protein; the protein is MKTYFVDSFTNQKFKGNPAAVCFPEITLEVPMMQSVANEIGFSETAFVEYISGDRYNIRFFTPKQEIPICGHATLAAAKIVFEITDLHQIVFINVNGVKLIVQKQLDKMTMLFPTYKLLDLEIPGEMINALGIKEVVSVRYNTELKIILIEMADCNALDQLKPDYSALLQSYQNINGVCVTAASQGTAFDFHYRFFWPWSGTHEDPVTGGVHTFLTPYWSAKLNQNHMRAFQSSERTGEMELKFEDDKVFITGQAVQVLEGNFNI
- a CDS encoding T9SS type A sorting domain-containing protein, with translation MTANLYGSDSKFSDSQLWQINKSSGYNGQNLQFVYWSNFDGDINFTLLPVSYGLNNTYGPGAYIVASESAQGNKIGLYDLTDDLGNNPEMIYYEITVPAYEVGSDAFQRGTTCKLSINDCRALSGFYLNGIVHFVHAAKRPDEWNGIHYYRVNVGNRTATKGSFGLEDYDYAYPSIASYATTTTGKSAMIKFARSAADDYPETRVVHVDDNFNWSGSTYVKGLWEVECFSGNDVQRWGDYSGICRNYSMNAPSVLVAGAHGNFDGEWESHAAEVHDSGPVANRDVKDEVKLVVWPNPVQKRISFTFQAPETGLAKVICTSEDGTIIKELLKSTAQLGENTFSMNTEGLVSGVYILSIVQNQQILANEKIVIQH
- a CDS encoding VOC family protein, whose amino-acid sequence is MTNSINWFEIPVKNFDRAKAFYGALFNAAIEDMPHPEMKYGILPGDMQNGVTGGIVEGEGYEPSMDGSLIYLNGGDDLSDPLSRVEAAGGQILLAKTSIGANGFIALISDTEGNKVGLHSMG